GCGCGAGCACGAGGGCGTGCGCGAGGCCGTGGTGGTCGTGCGCGAGGAGCGCCCGGGCACCCAGCGGCTGGTGGCGTACTGGACGGGAGAGGAGGGGGTGGAGGCGGAGGCGCTGCGCCGGCACGCGGGCGAGCGGCTGCCGGAGCACATGGTGCCCGCGGCGTTCGTGCACCTGGTGGCGCTGCCGCTCACGGCGAACGGCAAGGTGGACCGCAGGGCCCTCCCCGCGCCGGAAGGCGACGCGTTCGCGACGCGCGGCTACGAGGCGCCGGTGGGAGAGATGGAGCAGGCGCTCGCGGAGATCTGGCGCGACGTGCTGCGGGTGGAGCAGGTGGGCCGCCGGGACGACTTCTTCGAGCTGGGCGGCCACTCGCTGCTTGCCGTTCGCGTGATCTCGCGCGTGCGACAGGTGCTGGGCGCGGAGGTGAGCATCGGCGACCTGTTCGAGCGCCCGGTGCTGGCCGACTTGGCGCGGGCGCTGGAGACGGCGGCGCGGGCGGCGCTGCCGCCGATCGAGCCGGCGGACCGCTCGGCGCCGCTGCCGCTCTCCTTCGCCCAGCAGCGGCTGTGGTTCGTGGAGCAGCTGGGCAACCTGGGGAGCACATACCACGTTCCCCTGCGGCAGCGGCTGCGCGGCGAGCTGGACGGGGCGGCGCTGGCGCGTGCGCTGGACCGCATCGTGGCCCGCCACGAGGCGCTGCGGACAGTCTTCGCCGAGATGGATGGTGTTCCCGAGCAGCGGATTCCGCAGGCGGGGGAGACCCACTTCCCCCTGGTGGAGCACGACCTCCGTGATCATCCGCAGGCCGGGGCGGAGCTTCGCCGGCTGATGGCGGAGGAGGCGGGCGCGCCCTTCGACCTGGCGCGCGGTCCGCTCATCCGCGGACGGCTGGTCCGGCTGGCGGAGGACGACCACGTGCTGCTCGTCACCATGCACCACATCGTTAGCGACGGGTGGAGCATGGGCGTGTTCACCCGCGAGCTGGGCGCGCTCTACGACGCCTTCCGCCGTGGCGATCCCGATCCGCTTCCCGCACTTCCCATCCAGTACGCGGACTACGCGGTCTGGCAGCGGCGGTGGGTGGAGGGCGAGGTCCTTCGCGAGCAGGCGGAGTACTGGCAGCGGGCGCTCGCCGGCGCGCCGGAGCTGCTGGAGCTGCCCACCGACCATGCGCGGCCGCTGAAGCAGGACTTCTCCGGCGGCGTGGTGAACATCGCGCTGGACGAGGAGCTGACCGCGAGCTTGAAGGCGCTCGGCCAGCGGCACGGCGCGACGCTCTTCATGACGCTGCTGGCTGGCTGGGCGGCTGTGCTGGGCCGCCTGTCGGGGCAGGACGACGTCGTGGTCGGCACGCCGACCGCCAACCGGGGGCGGAGCGAGATCG
This region of Longimicrobium sp. genomic DNA includes:
- a CDS encoding condensation domain-containing protein, coding for REHEGVREAVVVVREERPGTQRLVAYWTGEEGVEAEALRRHAGERLPEHMVPAAFVHLVALPLTANGKVDRRALPAPEGDAFATRGYEAPVGEMEQALAEIWRDVLRVEQVGRRDDFFELGGHSLLAVRVISRVRQVLGAEVSIGDLFERPVLADLARALETAARAALPPIEPADRSAPLPLSFAQQRLWFVEQLGNLGSTYHVPLRQRLRGELDGAALARALDRIVARHEALRTVFAEMDGVPEQRIPQAGETHFPLVEHDLRDHPQAGAELRRLMAEEAGAPFDLARGPLIRGRLVRLAEDDHVLLVTMHHIVSDGWSMGVFTRELGALYDAFRRGDPDPLPALPIQYADYAVWQRRWVEGEVLREQAEYWQRALAGAPELLELPTDHARPLKQDFSGGVVNIALDEELTASLKALGQRHGATLFMTLLAGWAAVLGRLSGQDDVVVGTPTANRGRSEIEGLIGFFVNTLALRVNLSESPTGAELLAQVRERALGAQQNQDIPFEQVVELVDPA